A region of Solibacillus isronensis DNA encodes the following proteins:
- a CDS encoding anti sigma factor C-terminal domain-containing protein — MNDFPDDLFDEKKIKKAVRRGKLKTIITVIIISIFVFGVLNIANSAIMANYSEKAFKQWDAYVRLSTPNGYISETVDSRGILGGISNYEISKDFKIKPVVIERKQYSFGLIPSVLISRGSGGKIGITGEDWQFGYKENGWREMLFFHPNVSYKKYKDDKEQIELMQGNKIYEVALSFDQPYKPSELFIQLPEMTWFWIDTYSSEQLNEFQQEAKEYDWSSTFIREKEALGFSINSPYISIHDLEGEYEQFLELLQISISPDHQKVYNKMKNIKLEDVEILGAVVYGTKEEIGDILKEPIIKASSIGGVIENY, encoded by the coding sequence ATGAATGATTTTCCGGATGATCTTTTTGATGAAAAGAAAATCAAGAAAGCAGTAAGAAGAGGGAAATTGAAGACAATTATTACTGTTATTATCATTTCTATTTTTGTATTCGGTGTTTTAAACATAGCTAATTCTGCAATTATGGCAAACTATAGTGAAAAGGCATTTAAGCAGTGGGATGCTTATGTCCGTCTCAGCACGCCAAACGGTTACATAAGTGAAACAGTTGATTCAAGAGGTATATTAGGTGGTATAAGCAACTATGAAATTTCAAAAGACTTTAAAATCAAACCGGTCGTTATCGAACGAAAACAATACTCATTTGGTCTGATTCCATCTGTTTTAATATCTAGGGGCTCAGGTGGCAAAATAGGTATTACAGGTGAAGATTGGCAATTTGGCTATAAAGAAAATGGTTGGCGAGAAATGCTGTTTTTCCATCCGAATGTATCCTACAAAAAATATAAAGATGATAAAGAACAGATTGAACTTATGCAAGGTAATAAAATTTATGAAGTAGCGCTATCTTTTGATCAGCCTTACAAACCAAGTGAGCTTTTCATACAGCTTCCCGAAATGACATGGTTTTGGATAGATACTTATAGTAGTGAACAATTAAACGAGTTTCAACAAGAGGCAAAAGAATATGATTGGTCTTCAACATTTATTAGAGAAAAAGAAGCACTGGGATTCTCAATAAACAGTCCTTATATTTCAATCCATGATTTAGAAGGTGAGTACGAACAATTTCTAGAATTACTGCAAATTAGTATCTCTCCTGATCATCAGAAAGTTTATAACAAGATGAAAAATATCAAGTTAGAGGATGTAGAAATATTAGGGGCAGTTGTTTATGGAACAAAGGAAGAAATAGGAGATATATTAAAAGAGCCGATTATAAAAGCTTCATCAATAGGTGGAGTCATTGAAAACTATTAG